From Daucus carota subsp. sativus chromosome 6, DH1 v3.0, whole genome shotgun sequence, the proteins below share one genomic window:
- the LOC108224954 gene encoding peptide methionine sulfoxide reductase A5, producing the protein MKQSDRKLCIYYNHHHYTLLVVYMMWLLSMNIVVLGIRIPDRIQKDPKDEVVVKTAVFGLGSFWRSESVFGCLDGVVRTAVGYAGGSKTNPEYRSLGDHAECVKIEYDPRVINFRQLLEVFWSNHDSRQVFGQGPDVGNQYRSIIFTNGTEESRLATLSKEREQNRLKSSIVTTQIQPLGPFYPAESDHQKFELKRNHFLLQLIGNLPEEELQSSSLAAKLNSYAAELCPWRTQKRLDAKINDIVRKGWPILQDL; encoded by the exons ATGAAGCAATCGGATAGAAAATTATGTATATACTATAATCATCATCATTATACACTACTAGTAGTTTACATGATGTGGTTATTGAGCATGAATATAGTAGTATTGGGGATCCGAATTCCGGATCGGATCCAAAAAGATCCGAAAGATGAGGTGGTAGTGAAAACAGCAGTGTTTGGTTTGGGAAGCTTCTGGAGATCTGAATCGGTGTTTGGTTGCTTGGATGGTGTTGTACGGACCGCGGTTGGTTACGCCGGTGGATCCAAAACTAATCCTGAGTATCGTAGCCTTGGTGATCACGCTGAGTGTGTTAAG ATTGAATATGATCCTAGGGTAATCAATTTCAGGCAGCTTTTGGAGGTTTTCTGGTCAAATCATGATTCTCGGCAAGTATTTGGGCAAGGTCCTGATGTTGGTAATCAATACAG GTCTATCATCTTTACTAATGGAACTGAAGAGTCCAGATTGGCTACCTTAAGCAAAGAACGAGAGCAAAATAGATTAAAGAGCAGCATTGTGACCACTCAAATTCAACCACTTGGCCCTTTTTATCCTGCTGAGTCTGACCATCAG AAGTTTGAGTTGAAAAGGAACCACTTCCTTCTCCAGCTGATTGGAAACTTGCCTGAAGAAGAGCTTCAAAGTTCCAGCTTGGCGGCGAAACTAAATAGCTATGCAGCAGAGCTTTGTCCATGGAGAACTCAAAAGAGACTAGATGCAAAGATTAACGATATTGTGAGGAAAGGCTGGCCTATTCTTCAAGACTTATAA
- the LOC108224393 gene encoding uncharacterized protein LOC108224393 isoform X2, giving the protein MLPSILKETLCVDPNCAKPRHIPQTQWRCPPKIAIDSNWHVAAGEESTEAVSQRRDATDPRPSAPLYMSGDNDDNKTPVIPLNPIELEEEGSLRNNSSTASVTTDSMKREKQKEVLTSGTSVTDNIISAESVKNSDAEKPESSKSSALGGDIMAVAMAGAAAAITAYASRQDEQTSIDIGLLMQFLSNPDTVHKLISEQSVPGIELASILNKPTVSVPFVRSNSDQLKLSTNNTCVSGNTSVVISKPDARTSSGSIQSSRPDQGPIDIDLLARLLKNPKGIEELIKEYDASDRSGSLSASMMMKATVNQSSPAIANNSEPLLSCVNTDGEESSPTITGVPFLVPQKIFSSVFTASTKMSLIDKQLPSPETTMAPMSPLYSSRSTNTEAGAMKIERLDGGVADGMRMDPRPVTRLMSPVDSVSLPQLLGLPKASTQPNVLQSFLQKRPVLPELHPNPVLRESSSVAMPRSMLMSSSGLVPSPRTEFTLPNSRPVAIMGPLPVAFSHPNPLMRSVAHPENHVNYISDRTAHGGFGLPRASFQPTANVLQSFQQMTPVSPEVYPRPVLGVSDPGCMPVTSLGLDPFARADLFTLPKANSQLAANMGPLPLVLSHTNPFMPAAALPENHGNFLSDETGQRRGMQKTLNNGFLSSHDNTQVVGQGLSLIKPPKPCIYFNTPRGCWNGTNCPYMHIKSEQPAPSQVEALHSAKRIKLGWETTGRM; this is encoded by the exons ATGCTTCCAAGCATATTGAAAGAAACGCTTTGTGTGGACCCAAACTGTGCAAAACCTCGTCATATTCCACAAACACAATGGAGATGTCCTCCAAAA ATTGCTATAGATTCTAATTGGCATGTGGCTGCTGGTGAAGAGAGCACAGAGGCTGTTTCTCAGAGACGTGATGCCACTGATCCTAG ACCCTCTGCACCATTATATATGTCTGGTGACAATGATGACAACAAAACACCAGTAATTCCTCTAAATCCCATAGAATTAGAGGAAGAAGGCAGCCTGCGGAACAACAGCTCAACAGCATCCGTAACTACAGATAGCATGAAAAGAGAGAAACAAAAAGAAGTGTTAACATCAGGCACTTCTGTAACAGACAATATTATTTCAGCAGAATCTGTAAAGAATAGTGATGCTGAAAAGCCTGAAAGTAGCAAGTCCTCTGCCTTGGGAGGTGATATCATGGCCGTTGCTATGGCTGGTGCCGCAGCTGCTATAACTGCTTACGCATCACGCCAAGATGAACAAACTTCAATTGATATAGGTCTGCTAATGCAATTCCTCAGCAACCCAGACACAGTTCACAAATTGATCAGCGAGCAAAGTGTCCCAGGAATTGAGCTTGCCTCCATACTGAATAAGCCAACAGTCTCTGTTCCCTTTGTCAGATCAAACTCAGATCAGTTAAAATTGAGTACTAATAATACTTGTGTTTCGGGAAATACTAGTGTGGTTATCTCGAAACCCGATGCAAGGACATCTTCAGGATCAATACAAAGCTCCAGACCGGATCAAGGTCCAATCGACATCGATTTGCTAGCTCGCCTCCTAAAGAACCCAAAAGGTATTGAAGAGTTAATTAAAGAATATGATGCCTCTGACAGATCTGGTAGTCTGTCTGCCTCGATGATGATGAAAGCAACAGTTAATCAATCATCCCCTGCCATAGCAAACAATTCTGAACCATTGCTTTCCTGTGTAAATACAGATGGTGAAGAGAGTTCACCTACAATTACAGGTGTGCCCTTCTTGGTGCCTCAGAAAATATTTTCATCAGTGTTCACTGCCAGTACCAAAATGAGCTTAATTGATAAGCAATTACCATCTCCAGAAACAACAATGGCCCCAATGTCACCTCTGTATTCCTCGCGCAGTACCAATACGGAGGCTGGTGCCATGAAGATTGAGAGGCTAGATGGCGGAGTCGCTGATGGGATGAGAATGGACCCGAGGCCCGTGACAAGGCTCATGTCACCAGTGGATTCAGTTTCTTTACCGCAGCTTCTAGGGTTGCCAAAGGCAAGCACCCAGCCAAATGTGCTGCAATCATTTCTGCAGAAGAGGCCAGTTTTACCAGAACTGCACCCGAACCCTGTCTTGAGAGAAAGTTCTTCAGTAGCCATGCCGCGGTCTATGCTTATGTCATCGTCAGGTTTAGTTCCTTCCCCAAGGACTGAATTTACTTTGCCCAACTCGCGGCCTGTTGCTATTATGGGACCTCTTCCGGTTGCTTTTAGTCACCCAAACCCTCTCATGAGGTCAGTTGCTCATCCAGAGAATCATGTAAATTACATTAGCGACCGAACAGCCCATGGAGGGTTTGGATTGCCAAGGGCAAGCTTCCAGCCAACAGCAAATGTGTTGCAATCCTTTCAACAGATGACCCCAGTTTCACCAGAAGTTTACCCGCGCCCTGTCTTAGGAGTGAGTGACCCAGGATGTATGCCCGTGACATCATTAGGTCTAGATCCTTTTGCAAGGGCTGACTTGTTTACATTGCCAAAGGCAAACTCGCAGCTTGCTGCTAATATGGGACCTCTTCCGTTAGTCTTGAGTCACACAAACCCTTTTATGCCAGCAGCTGCTCTTCCAGAGAATCATGGAAATTTCCTCAGTGACGAAACAGGACAACGTAGAGGTATGCAAAAAACTTTAAATAATGGTTTCCTGTCATCACACGACAACACTCAGGTTGTTGGGCAGGGACTGTCTCTGATAAAGCCACCGAAGCCCTGCATTTACTTTAATACTCCCAGGGGCTGTTGGAATGGCACCAATTGCCCATACATGCACATCAAATCTGAACAACCAGCACCTTCTCAAGTGGAGGCACTGCATAGCGCAAAAAGAATAAAGCTAGGTTGGGAAACTACTGGAAGGatgtaa
- the LOC108224393 gene encoding uncharacterized protein LOC108224393 isoform X1, which translates to MLPSILKETLCVDPNCAKPRHIPQTQWRCPPKQIAIDSNWHVAAGEESTEAVSQRRDATDPRPSAPLYMSGDNDDNKTPVIPLNPIELEEEGSLRNNSSTASVTTDSMKREKQKEVLTSGTSVTDNIISAESVKNSDAEKPESSKSSALGGDIMAVAMAGAAAAITAYASRQDEQTSIDIGLLMQFLSNPDTVHKLISEQSVPGIELASILNKPTVSVPFVRSNSDQLKLSTNNTCVSGNTSVVISKPDARTSSGSIQSSRPDQGPIDIDLLARLLKNPKGIEELIKEYDASDRSGSLSASMMMKATVNQSSPAIANNSEPLLSCVNTDGEESSPTITGVPFLVPQKIFSSVFTASTKMSLIDKQLPSPETTMAPMSPLYSSRSTNTEAGAMKIERLDGGVADGMRMDPRPVTRLMSPVDSVSLPQLLGLPKASTQPNVLQSFLQKRPVLPELHPNPVLRESSSVAMPRSMLMSSSGLVPSPRTEFTLPNSRPVAIMGPLPVAFSHPNPLMRSVAHPENHVNYISDRTAHGGFGLPRASFQPTANVLQSFQQMTPVSPEVYPRPVLGVSDPGCMPVTSLGLDPFARADLFTLPKANSQLAANMGPLPLVLSHTNPFMPAAALPENHGNFLSDETGQRRGMQKTLNNGFLSSHDNTQVVGQGLSLIKPPKPCIYFNTPRGCWNGTNCPYMHIKSEQPAPSQVEALHSAKRIKLGWETTGRM; encoded by the exons ATGCTTCCAAGCATATTGAAAGAAACGCTTTGTGTGGACCCAAACTGTGCAAAACCTCGTCATATTCCACAAACACAATGGAGATGTCCTCCAAAA CAGATTGCTATAGATTCTAATTGGCATGTGGCTGCTGGTGAAGAGAGCACAGAGGCTGTTTCTCAGAGACGTGATGCCACTGATCCTAG ACCCTCTGCACCATTATATATGTCTGGTGACAATGATGACAACAAAACACCAGTAATTCCTCTAAATCCCATAGAATTAGAGGAAGAAGGCAGCCTGCGGAACAACAGCTCAACAGCATCCGTAACTACAGATAGCATGAAAAGAGAGAAACAAAAAGAAGTGTTAACATCAGGCACTTCTGTAACAGACAATATTATTTCAGCAGAATCTGTAAAGAATAGTGATGCTGAAAAGCCTGAAAGTAGCAAGTCCTCTGCCTTGGGAGGTGATATCATGGCCGTTGCTATGGCTGGTGCCGCAGCTGCTATAACTGCTTACGCATCACGCCAAGATGAACAAACTTCAATTGATATAGGTCTGCTAATGCAATTCCTCAGCAACCCAGACACAGTTCACAAATTGATCAGCGAGCAAAGTGTCCCAGGAATTGAGCTTGCCTCCATACTGAATAAGCCAACAGTCTCTGTTCCCTTTGTCAGATCAAACTCAGATCAGTTAAAATTGAGTACTAATAATACTTGTGTTTCGGGAAATACTAGTGTGGTTATCTCGAAACCCGATGCAAGGACATCTTCAGGATCAATACAAAGCTCCAGACCGGATCAAGGTCCAATCGACATCGATTTGCTAGCTCGCCTCCTAAAGAACCCAAAAGGTATTGAAGAGTTAATTAAAGAATATGATGCCTCTGACAGATCTGGTAGTCTGTCTGCCTCGATGATGATGAAAGCAACAGTTAATCAATCATCCCCTGCCATAGCAAACAATTCTGAACCATTGCTTTCCTGTGTAAATACAGATGGTGAAGAGAGTTCACCTACAATTACAGGTGTGCCCTTCTTGGTGCCTCAGAAAATATTTTCATCAGTGTTCACTGCCAGTACCAAAATGAGCTTAATTGATAAGCAATTACCATCTCCAGAAACAACAATGGCCCCAATGTCACCTCTGTATTCCTCGCGCAGTACCAATACGGAGGCTGGTGCCATGAAGATTGAGAGGCTAGATGGCGGAGTCGCTGATGGGATGAGAATGGACCCGAGGCCCGTGACAAGGCTCATGTCACCAGTGGATTCAGTTTCTTTACCGCAGCTTCTAGGGTTGCCAAAGGCAAGCACCCAGCCAAATGTGCTGCAATCATTTCTGCAGAAGAGGCCAGTTTTACCAGAACTGCACCCGAACCCTGTCTTGAGAGAAAGTTCTTCAGTAGCCATGCCGCGGTCTATGCTTATGTCATCGTCAGGTTTAGTTCCTTCCCCAAGGACTGAATTTACTTTGCCCAACTCGCGGCCTGTTGCTATTATGGGACCTCTTCCGGTTGCTTTTAGTCACCCAAACCCTCTCATGAGGTCAGTTGCTCATCCAGAGAATCATGTAAATTACATTAGCGACCGAACAGCCCATGGAGGGTTTGGATTGCCAAGGGCAAGCTTCCAGCCAACAGCAAATGTGTTGCAATCCTTTCAACAGATGACCCCAGTTTCACCAGAAGTTTACCCGCGCCCTGTCTTAGGAGTGAGTGACCCAGGATGTATGCCCGTGACATCATTAGGTCTAGATCCTTTTGCAAGGGCTGACTTGTTTACATTGCCAAAGGCAAACTCGCAGCTTGCTGCTAATATGGGACCTCTTCCGTTAGTCTTGAGTCACACAAACCCTTTTATGCCAGCAGCTGCTCTTCCAGAGAATCATGGAAATTTCCTCAGTGACGAAACAGGACAACGTAGAGGTATGCAAAAAACTTTAAATAATGGTTTCCTGTCATCACACGACAACACTCAGGTTGTTGGGCAGGGACTGTCTCTGATAAAGCCACCGAAGCCCTGCATTTACTTTAATACTCCCAGGGGCTGTTGGAATGGCACCAATTGCCCATACATGCACATCAAATCTGAACAACCAGCACCTTCTCAAGTGGAGGCACTGCATAGCGCAAAAAGAATAAAGCTAGGTTGGGAAACTACTGGAAGGatgtaa